The following are encoded together in the Chlorocebus sabaeus isolate Y175 chromosome 20, mChlSab1.0.hap1, whole genome shotgun sequence genome:
- the ADGRB2 gene encoding adhesion G protein-coupled receptor B2 isoform X5, whose translation MTPACPLLLSVILSLRLAAAFDPAPSACSALASGVLYGAFSLQDLFPTIASGCSWTLENPDPTKYSLYLRFNRQEQVCAHFAPRLLPLDHYLVNFTCLRPSPEEAVAQAESEVGRPEEEEAEAAAGLELCSGSGPFTFLHFDKNFVQLCLSAEPSEAPRLLAPAALAFRFVEVLLINNNNSSQFTCGVLCRWSEECGRAAGRACGFAQPGCSCPGEAGAGSATTTSPGPPAAHTLSNALVPGGPAPPAEADLHSGSSNDLFTTEMRYGEEPEEEPKVKTQWPRSADEPGLYMAQTGDPAAEEWSPWSVCSLTCGQGLQVRTRSCVSSPYGTLCSGPLRETRPCNNSATCPVHGVWEEWGSWSLCSRSCGRGSRSRMRTCVPPQHGGKACEGPELQTKLCSMAACPVEGQWLEWGPWGPCSTSCANGTQQRSRKCSVAGPAWATCTGALTDTRECSNLECPATDSKWGPWNAWSLCSKTCDTGWQRRFRMCQATGTQGYPCEGTGEEVKPCSEKRCPAFHEMCRDEYVMLMTWKKAAAGEIIYNKCPPNASGSASRRCLLSAQGVAYWGLPSFARCISHEYRYLYLSLREHLAKGQRMLAGEGMSQVVRSLQELLARRTYYSGDLLFSVDILRNVTDTFKRATYVPSADDVQRFFQVVSFMVDAENKEKWDDAQQVSPGSVHLLRVVEDFIHLVGDALKAFQSSLIVTDNLVISIQREPVSAVSSDITFPMRGRRGMKDWVRHSEDRLFLPKEVLSLSSPGKPATSGAAGSPGRGRGPGTVPPGPGHSHQRLLPADPDESSYFVIGAVLYRTLGLILPPPRPPLAVTSRVMTVTVRPPTQPPAEPLITVELSYIINGTTDPHCASWDYSRADASSGDWDTENCQTLETQAAHTRCQCQHLSTFAVLAQPPKDLTLELAGSPSVPLVIGCAVSCMALLTLLAIYAAFWRFIKSERSIILLNFCLSILASNILILVGQSRVLSKGVCTMTAAFLHFFFLSSFCWVLTEAWQSYLAVIGRMRTRLVRKRFLCLGWGLPALVVAVSVGFTRTKGYGTSSYCWLSLEGGLLYAFVGPAAVIVLVNMLIGIIVFNKLMARDGISDKSKKQRAGASLWSSCVVLPLLALTWMSAVLAMTDRRSVLFQALFAVFNSAQGFVITAVHCFLRREVQDVVKCQMGVCRADESEDSPDSCKNGQLQILSDFEKDVDLACQTVLFKEVNTCNPSTITGTLSRLSLDEDEEPKSCLVGPEGSLSFSPLPGNILVPMAASPGLGEPPPPQEANPVYMCGEGGLRQLDLTWLRPTEPGSEGDYMVLPRRTLSLQPGGGGGGGEDAPRARPEGTPRRAAKTVAHTEGYPSFLSVDHSGLGLGPAYGSLQNPYGMTFQPPPPTPSARQVPEPGERSRTMPRTVPGSTMKMGSLERKKLRYSDLDFEKVMHTRKRHSELYHELNQKFHTFDRYRSQSTAKREKRWSVSSGGAAERSVCTDKPSPGERPSLSQHRRHQSWSTFKSMTLGSLPPKPRERLTLHRTAAWEPTEPPDGDFQTEV comes from the exons ATGACCCCAGCCTGTCCCCTCTTACTGTCTGTGATTCTGTCCCTGCGCCTGGCCGCCGCCTTCGACCCCGCCCCCAGTGCCTGCTCTGCCCTGGCCTCGGGTGTGCTCTACGGGGCCTTCTCGCTGCAGGACCTCTTTCCTACCATCGCCTCGGGCTGCTCCTGGACCCTGGAGAACCCTGACCCCACCAAGTACTCCCTCTACCTGCGCTTCAACCGCCAGGAGCAGGTGTGCGCACACTTTGCCCCCCGCCTGCTGCCCCTGGACCACTACCTGGTCAACTTTACCTGCCTGCGGCCTAGCCCCGAGGAGGCAGTGGCCCAGGCGGAGTCAGAGGTGGGGCggccagaggaggaggaggcggaggcggcAGCGGGGTTGGAGCTGTGCAGCGGCTCGGGCCCCTTCACGTTCCTGCACTTCGACAAGAACTTTGTGCAGCTGTGCCTGTCGGCTGAGCCCTCCGAGGCCCCGCGCCTGCTGGCGCCTGCTGCCCTAGCCTTCCGCTTTGTCGAGGTCTTgctcatcaacaacaacaactccAGCCAGTTCACCTGTGGTGTGCTCTGCCGCTGGAGTGAGGAGTGTGGCCGCGCTGCCGGCAGGGCCTGCGGCTTTGCTCAGCCAGGCTGCAGCTGCCCTGGAGAGGCGGGGGCCGGTTCCGCCACCACCACATCTCCAGGCCCTCCTGCTGCCCACACCCTGTCCAATGCCCTGGTGCCCGGGGGCCCAGCCCCACCTGCTGAGGCCGATTTGCACTCGGGGAGCAGCAATGATCTATTCACAACCGAGATGAGATATG GTGAGGAGCCGGAAGAGGAACCGAAAGTGAAAACCCAGTGGCCGAGGTCTGCAGATGAGCCTGGGCTATACATGGCGCAGACAG GCGACCCGGCGGCTGAGGAGTGGTCCCCGTGGAGCGTGTGTTCCCTGACGTGTGGGCAGGGTCTGCAGGTGCGGACCCGCTCCTGCGTGTCCTCCCCCTATGGGACCCTGTGCAGCGGGCCCCTGCGGGAGACCCGGCCCTGCAACAATTCAGCCACCTGCCCAG TGCACGGCGTGTGGGAGGAGTGGGGGTCCTGGAGCCTGTGCTCCCGCAGCTGCGGGCGGGGGTCCCGGAGCCGGATGCGGACCTGCGTGCCCCCCCAGCACGGCGGCAAGGCCTGCGAGGGTCCTGAGCTGCAGACTAAGCTCTGCAGTATGGCTGCCTGCCCGG TGGAAGGCCAGTGGCTAGAATGGGGTCCCTGGGGCCCATGCTCCACGTCCTGTGCCAATGGGACCCAGCAGCGCAGCCGGAAGTGCAGTGTGGCgggcccagcctgggccacatgcacGGGTGCCCTCACTGACACCCGGGAGTGCAGCAACCTCGAGTGCCCGG CCACTGATAGCAAGTGGGGGCCATGGAATGCATGGAGCCTGTGCTCTAAGACGTGTGACACAGGCTGGCAGCGCCGCTTCCGCATGTGCCAGGCCACGGGCACGCAGGGCTACCCCTGCGAGGGCACCGGAGAGGAGGTGAAGCCTTGTAGTGAGAAGAGGTGTCCAG CCTTCCACGAGATGTGCAGGGATGAGTACGTGATGCTGATGACGTGGAAGAAGGCAGCTGCTGGTGAGATCATCTACAACAAGTGCCCCCCGAACGCCTCAG GGTCTGCCAGCCGCCGCTGTCTCCTCAGTGCCCAAGGCGTGGCGTACTGGGGGCTGCCCAGCTTTGCTCGCTGCATCTCCCATGAGTACCGCTACCTGTATCTGTCA CTTAGGGAGCACCTGGCCAAGGGGCAGCGCATGCTGGCGGGCGAGGGCATGTCACAGGTGGTGCGCAGCCTGCAGGAGCTACTGGCCCGGCGCACCTACTATAGTGGGGACCTGCTCTTCTCTGTGGACATTCTGAGGAATGTCACTGACACCTTTAAGAGGGCCACCTACGTGCCCTCAGCTGATGATGTGCAG CGCTTCTTCCAGGTGGTGAGCTTCATGGTGGATGCGGAAAACAAGGAGAAGTGGGACGATGCTCAGCAG GTGTCGCCTGGCTCTGTGCACCTGCTCCGTGTCGTGGAGGACTTCATTCACCTGGTGGGCGATGCTCTCAAGGCCTTCCAGAGCTCTCTGATTGTCACGGACAATCTAG TGATCAGCATTCAGCGAGAGCCCGTCTCAGCTGTGTCCAGCGACATCACGTTCCCCATGCGGGGCCGCCGGGGCATGAAGGACTGGGTGCGGCACTCAGAGGACCGCCTCTTCCTGCCCAAGGAGGTGCTCAGCCTCTCCTCCCCAGGGAAACCAGCCACATCGGGGGCAGCAGGCAgccctggcagggggaggggcccAGGAACGGTGCCCCCTGGCCCGGGCCACTCCCACCAGCGCCTCCTCCCAGCAGACCCCGATGAGTCCTCCTACTTTGTGATTGGTGCTGTGCTCTACCGCACCCTTGGCCTCATCCTGCCGCCCCCCAG GCCCCCACTGGCCGTCACATCGCGGGTGATGACAGTGACTGTGCGCCCCCCTACCCAGCCTCCAGCCGAGCCCCTCATCACTGTGGAGCTCTCCTACATCATCAAT GGCACCACGGATCCCCATTGCGCCAGCTGGGACTACTCCAGAGC AGATGCCAGCTCAGGAGACTGGGACACTGAAAATTGCCAGACCCTGGAGACCCAGGCAGCTCACACCCGCTGCCAGTGCCAGCACCTGTCCACCTTTGCTGTGCTGGCCCAGCCGCCCAAGGACCTG ACCCTGGAGCTGGCGGGCTCCCCCTCGGTCCCCCTGGTGATCGGCTGTGCGGTGTCATGCATGGCACTGCTCACCCTGCTCGCCATCTATGCCGCCTTTTGGAG GTTCATAAAATCTGAGCGCTCCATCATCTTGCTGAACTTTTGCCTCTCCATCTTGGCATCCAACATCCTGATCCTCGTGGGCCAGTCCCGGGTGCTGAGCAAG GGCGTGTGCACCATGACGGCTGCCTTCCTgcacttcttctttctctcctccttttgCTGGGTGCTTACCGAGGCCTGGCAGTCCTACCTGGCTGTCATTGGGCGGATGCGCACCCGCCTCGTTCGCAAGCGCTTCCTCTGCCTGGGCTGGG GTCTGCCTGCCCTGGTGGTGGCCGTGTCTGTTGGCTTTACCCGAACCAAAGGATACGGTACATCCAGCTA CTGCTGGCTCTCCCTGGAGGGCGGCCTGCTCTACGCCTTTGTGGGCCCTGCAGCCGTCATTGTCCTG GTGAACATGCTCATCGGAATCATCGTCTTCAACAAGCTCATGGCACGTGATGGCATCTCCGACAAATCCAAGAAGCAGAGGGCCGG GGCCTCACTTTGGAGCTCCTGCGTGGTGCTGCCCCTGCTGGCGCTCACCTGGATGTCTGCCGTCCTGGCTATGACAGACCGTCGTTCCGTCCTCTTCCAGGCCCTCTTTGCTGTCTTCAACTCTGCGCAGGGCTTTGTCATCACTGCTGTGCACTGCTTCCTGCGCCGAGAG GTCCAGGATGTGGTGAAGTGCCAGATGGGGGTGTGCCGGGCTGATGAGAGCGAAGACTCCCCTGACTCATGTAAGAACGGGCAGCTGCAGATCCTG TCAGACTTTGAAAAGGATGTGGATCTGGCTTGTCAAACAG TTCTGTTCAAGGAGGTCAACACTTGCAACCCGTCCACCATCACGGGCACACTGTCCCGCCTGTCCCTGGATGAGGATGAGGAGCCCAAGTCCTGCCTCGTGGGCCCTGAGGGCAGCCTCAGCTTCTCACCACTGCCTGGGAATATCCTGGTGCCCATGGCAGCCTCACCAGGGCTGGGGGAGCCGCCGCCCCCGCAGGAGGCCAACcctgtgtacatgtgtggggAGGGCGGCCTGCGGCAGCTGGACCTCACATGGCTGCGGCCCACTGAGCCGGGCTCTGAGGGCGACTACATGGTGCTGCCTCGGCGGACTTTGAGCCTGCAGCCTGGCGGTGGGGGTGGAGGCGGTGAGGATGCCCCCAGGGCTCGGCCGGAGGGGACCCCCCGGCGGGCTGCCAAGACAGTGGCCCACACTGAAGGCTACCCCAGCTTCCTGTCCGTGGACCACTCGGGCCTGGGGCTGGGCCCTGCCTATGGGTCTCTCCAGAATCCCTATGGAATGACCTTCCAACCGCCACCACCGACACCCAGCGCCCGCCAAGTGCCCGAGCCAGGGGAGCGCAGCCGGACCATGCCTCGCACCGTGCCTGGCTCTACCATGAAGATGGGCTCCCTGGAG CGAAAGAAATTACGGTATTCAGACCTGGACTTTGAG AAGGTGATGCACACCCGGAAACGGCATTCAGAACTCTACCACGAGCTCAACCAGAAGTTCCACACTTTTGACCGCTACCGCAGCCAGTCCACGGCCAAG AGGGAGAAGCGGTGGAGTGTGTCCTCGGGTGGGGCGGCCGAGCGGAGCGTGTGCACC GATAAGCCCAGCCCCGGGGAGCGCCCCAGCTTGTCCCAACATCGGCGCCATCAGAGCTGGAGCACCTTCAAATCTATGACACTGGGCTCGCTGCCCCCCAAGCCCCGAGAACGGCTGACTCTGCACCGGACAGCAGCCTGGGAGCCCACAGAACCACCGGATGGTGACTTCCAGACAGAGGTGTGA
- the ADGRB2 gene encoding adhesion G protein-coupled receptor B2 isoform X11, translating into MTPACPLLLSVILSLRLAAAFDPAPSACSALASGVLYGAFSLQDLFPTIASGCSWTLENPDPTKYSLYLRFNRQEQVCAHFAPRLLPLDHYLVNFTCLRPSPEEAVAQAESEVGRPEEEEAEAAAGLELCSGSGPFTFLHFDKNFVQLCLSAEPSEAPRLLAPAALAFRFVEVLLINNNNSSQFTCGVLCRWSEECGRAAGRACGFAQPGCSCPGEAGAGSATTTSPGPPAAHTLSNALVPGGPAPPAEADLHSGSSNDLFTTEMRYGEEPEEEPKVKTQWPRSADEPGLYMAQTVHGVWEEWGSWSLCSRSCGRGSRSRMRTCVPPQHGGKACEGPELQTKLCSMAACPVEGQWLEWGPWGPCSTSCANGTQQRSRKCSVAGPAWATCTGALTDTRECSNLECPATDSKWGPWNAWSLCSKTCDTGWQRRFRMCQATGTQGYPCEGTGEEVKPCSEKRCPAFHEMCRDEYVMLMTWKKAAAGEIIYNKCPPNASGSASRRCLLSAQGVAYWGLPSFARCISHEYRYLYLSLREHLAKGQRMLAGEGMSQVVRSLQELLARRTYYSGDLLFSVDILRNVTDTFKRATYVPSADDVQRFFQVVSFMVDAENKEKWDDAQQVSPGSVHLLRVVEDFIHLVGDALKAFQSSLIVTDNLVISIQREPVSAVSSDITFPMRGRRGMKDWVRHSEDRLFLPKEVLSLSSPGKPATSGAAGSPGRGRGPGTVPPGPGHSHQRLLPADPDESSYFVIGAVLYRTLGLILPPPRPPLAVTSRVMTVTVRPPTQPPAEPLITVELSYIINGTTDPHCASWDYSRADASSGDWDTENCQTLETQAAHTRCQCQHLSTFAVLAQPPKDLTLELAGSPSVPLVIGCAVSCMALLTLLAIYAAFWRFIKSERSIILLNFCLSILASNILILVGQSRVLSKGVCTMTAAFLHFFFLSSFCWVLTEAWQSYLAVIGRMRTRLVRKRFLCLGWGLPALVVAVSVGFTRTKGYGTSSYCWLSLEGGLLYAFVGPAAVIVLVNMLIGIIVFNKLMARDGISDKSKKQRAGASLWSSCVVLPLLALTWMSAVLAMTDRRSVLFQALFAVFNSAQGFVITAVHCFLRREVQDVVKCQMGVCRADESEDSPDSCKNGQLQILSDFEKDVDLACQTVLFKEVNTCNPSTITGTLSRLSLDEDEEPKSCLVGPEGSLSFSPLPGNILVPMAASPGLGEPPPPQEANPVYMCGEGGLRQLDLTWLRPTEPGSEGDYMVLPRRTLSLQPGGGGGGGEDAPRARPEGTPRRAAKTVAHTEGYPSFLSVDHSGLGLGPAYGSLQNPYGMTFQPPPPTPSARQVPEPGERSRTMPRTVPGSTMKMGSLERKKLRYSDLDFEKVMHTRKRHSELYHELNQKFHTFDRYRSQSTAKDKPSPGERPSLSQHRRHQSWSTFKSMTLGSLPPKPRERLTLHRTAAWEPTEPPDGDFQTEV; encoded by the exons ATGACCCCAGCCTGTCCCCTCTTACTGTCTGTGATTCTGTCCCTGCGCCTGGCCGCCGCCTTCGACCCCGCCCCCAGTGCCTGCTCTGCCCTGGCCTCGGGTGTGCTCTACGGGGCCTTCTCGCTGCAGGACCTCTTTCCTACCATCGCCTCGGGCTGCTCCTGGACCCTGGAGAACCCTGACCCCACCAAGTACTCCCTCTACCTGCGCTTCAACCGCCAGGAGCAGGTGTGCGCACACTTTGCCCCCCGCCTGCTGCCCCTGGACCACTACCTGGTCAACTTTACCTGCCTGCGGCCTAGCCCCGAGGAGGCAGTGGCCCAGGCGGAGTCAGAGGTGGGGCggccagaggaggaggaggcggaggcggcAGCGGGGTTGGAGCTGTGCAGCGGCTCGGGCCCCTTCACGTTCCTGCACTTCGACAAGAACTTTGTGCAGCTGTGCCTGTCGGCTGAGCCCTCCGAGGCCCCGCGCCTGCTGGCGCCTGCTGCCCTAGCCTTCCGCTTTGTCGAGGTCTTgctcatcaacaacaacaactccAGCCAGTTCACCTGTGGTGTGCTCTGCCGCTGGAGTGAGGAGTGTGGCCGCGCTGCCGGCAGGGCCTGCGGCTTTGCTCAGCCAGGCTGCAGCTGCCCTGGAGAGGCGGGGGCCGGTTCCGCCACCACCACATCTCCAGGCCCTCCTGCTGCCCACACCCTGTCCAATGCCCTGGTGCCCGGGGGCCCAGCCCCACCTGCTGAGGCCGATTTGCACTCGGGGAGCAGCAATGATCTATTCACAACCGAGATGAGATATG GTGAGGAGCCGGAAGAGGAACCGAAAGTGAAAACCCAGTGGCCGAGGTCTGCAGATGAGCCTGGGCTATACATGGCGCAGACAG TGCACGGCGTGTGGGAGGAGTGGGGGTCCTGGAGCCTGTGCTCCCGCAGCTGCGGGCGGGGGTCCCGGAGCCGGATGCGGACCTGCGTGCCCCCCCAGCACGGCGGCAAGGCCTGCGAGGGTCCTGAGCTGCAGACTAAGCTCTGCAGTATGGCTGCCTGCCCGG TGGAAGGCCAGTGGCTAGAATGGGGTCCCTGGGGCCCATGCTCCACGTCCTGTGCCAATGGGACCCAGCAGCGCAGCCGGAAGTGCAGTGTGGCgggcccagcctgggccacatgcacGGGTGCCCTCACTGACACCCGGGAGTGCAGCAACCTCGAGTGCCCGG CCACTGATAGCAAGTGGGGGCCATGGAATGCATGGAGCCTGTGCTCTAAGACGTGTGACACAGGCTGGCAGCGCCGCTTCCGCATGTGCCAGGCCACGGGCACGCAGGGCTACCCCTGCGAGGGCACCGGAGAGGAGGTGAAGCCTTGTAGTGAGAAGAGGTGTCCAG CCTTCCACGAGATGTGCAGGGATGAGTACGTGATGCTGATGACGTGGAAGAAGGCAGCTGCTGGTGAGATCATCTACAACAAGTGCCCCCCGAACGCCTCAG GGTCTGCCAGCCGCCGCTGTCTCCTCAGTGCCCAAGGCGTGGCGTACTGGGGGCTGCCCAGCTTTGCTCGCTGCATCTCCCATGAGTACCGCTACCTGTATCTGTCA CTTAGGGAGCACCTGGCCAAGGGGCAGCGCATGCTGGCGGGCGAGGGCATGTCACAGGTGGTGCGCAGCCTGCAGGAGCTACTGGCCCGGCGCACCTACTATAGTGGGGACCTGCTCTTCTCTGTGGACATTCTGAGGAATGTCACTGACACCTTTAAGAGGGCCACCTACGTGCCCTCAGCTGATGATGTGCAG CGCTTCTTCCAGGTGGTGAGCTTCATGGTGGATGCGGAAAACAAGGAGAAGTGGGACGATGCTCAGCAG GTGTCGCCTGGCTCTGTGCACCTGCTCCGTGTCGTGGAGGACTTCATTCACCTGGTGGGCGATGCTCTCAAGGCCTTCCAGAGCTCTCTGATTGTCACGGACAATCTAG TGATCAGCATTCAGCGAGAGCCCGTCTCAGCTGTGTCCAGCGACATCACGTTCCCCATGCGGGGCCGCCGGGGCATGAAGGACTGGGTGCGGCACTCAGAGGACCGCCTCTTCCTGCCCAAGGAGGTGCTCAGCCTCTCCTCCCCAGGGAAACCAGCCACATCGGGGGCAGCAGGCAgccctggcagggggaggggcccAGGAACGGTGCCCCCTGGCCCGGGCCACTCCCACCAGCGCCTCCTCCCAGCAGACCCCGATGAGTCCTCCTACTTTGTGATTGGTGCTGTGCTCTACCGCACCCTTGGCCTCATCCTGCCGCCCCCCAG GCCCCCACTGGCCGTCACATCGCGGGTGATGACAGTGACTGTGCGCCCCCCTACCCAGCCTCCAGCCGAGCCCCTCATCACTGTGGAGCTCTCCTACATCATCAAT GGCACCACGGATCCCCATTGCGCCAGCTGGGACTACTCCAGAGC AGATGCCAGCTCAGGAGACTGGGACACTGAAAATTGCCAGACCCTGGAGACCCAGGCAGCTCACACCCGCTGCCAGTGCCAGCACCTGTCCACCTTTGCTGTGCTGGCCCAGCCGCCCAAGGACCTG ACCCTGGAGCTGGCGGGCTCCCCCTCGGTCCCCCTGGTGATCGGCTGTGCGGTGTCATGCATGGCACTGCTCACCCTGCTCGCCATCTATGCCGCCTTTTGGAG GTTCATAAAATCTGAGCGCTCCATCATCTTGCTGAACTTTTGCCTCTCCATCTTGGCATCCAACATCCTGATCCTCGTGGGCCAGTCCCGGGTGCTGAGCAAG GGCGTGTGCACCATGACGGCTGCCTTCCTgcacttcttctttctctcctccttttgCTGGGTGCTTACCGAGGCCTGGCAGTCCTACCTGGCTGTCATTGGGCGGATGCGCACCCGCCTCGTTCGCAAGCGCTTCCTCTGCCTGGGCTGGG GTCTGCCTGCCCTGGTGGTGGCCGTGTCTGTTGGCTTTACCCGAACCAAAGGATACGGTACATCCAGCTA CTGCTGGCTCTCCCTGGAGGGCGGCCTGCTCTACGCCTTTGTGGGCCCTGCAGCCGTCATTGTCCTG GTGAACATGCTCATCGGAATCATCGTCTTCAACAAGCTCATGGCACGTGATGGCATCTCCGACAAATCCAAGAAGCAGAGGGCCGG GGCCTCACTTTGGAGCTCCTGCGTGGTGCTGCCCCTGCTGGCGCTCACCTGGATGTCTGCCGTCCTGGCTATGACAGACCGTCGTTCCGTCCTCTTCCAGGCCCTCTTTGCTGTCTTCAACTCTGCGCAGGGCTTTGTCATCACTGCTGTGCACTGCTTCCTGCGCCGAGAG GTCCAGGATGTGGTGAAGTGCCAGATGGGGGTGTGCCGGGCTGATGAGAGCGAAGACTCCCCTGACTCATGTAAGAACGGGCAGCTGCAGATCCTG TCAGACTTTGAAAAGGATGTGGATCTGGCTTGTCAAACAG TTCTGTTCAAGGAGGTCAACACTTGCAACCCGTCCACCATCACGGGCACACTGTCCCGCCTGTCCCTGGATGAGGATGAGGAGCCCAAGTCCTGCCTCGTGGGCCCTGAGGGCAGCCTCAGCTTCTCACCACTGCCTGGGAATATCCTGGTGCCCATGGCAGCCTCACCAGGGCTGGGGGAGCCGCCGCCCCCGCAGGAGGCCAACcctgtgtacatgtgtggggAGGGCGGCCTGCGGCAGCTGGACCTCACATGGCTGCGGCCCACTGAGCCGGGCTCTGAGGGCGACTACATGGTGCTGCCTCGGCGGACTTTGAGCCTGCAGCCTGGCGGTGGGGGTGGAGGCGGTGAGGATGCCCCCAGGGCTCGGCCGGAGGGGACCCCCCGGCGGGCTGCCAAGACAGTGGCCCACACTGAAGGCTACCCCAGCTTCCTGTCCGTGGACCACTCGGGCCTGGGGCTGGGCCCTGCCTATGGGTCTCTCCAGAATCCCTATGGAATGACCTTCCAACCGCCACCACCGACACCCAGCGCCCGCCAAGTGCCCGAGCCAGGGGAGCGCAGCCGGACCATGCCTCGCACCGTGCCTGGCTCTACCATGAAGATGGGCTCCCTGGAG CGAAAGAAATTACGGTATTCAGACCTGGACTTTGAG AAGGTGATGCACACCCGGAAACGGCATTCAGAACTCTACCACGAGCTCAACCAGAAGTTCCACACTTTTGACCGCTACCGCAGCCAGTCCACGGCCAAG GATAAGCCCAGCCCCGGGGAGCGCCCCAGCTTGTCCCAACATCGGCGCCATCAGAGCTGGAGCACCTTCAAATCTATGACACTGGGCTCGCTGCCCCCCAAGCCCCGAGAACGGCTGACTCTGCACCGGACAGCAGCCTGGGAGCCCACAGAACCACCGGATGGTGACTTCCAGACAGAGGTGTGA